DNA from Prevotella melaninogenica:
TCTTTGCGCTGCGCTATGGCTTTTGTCATTGTTTCAACAGCCCGATTTAAGGGCATGCAGAACGGACATTTGGAAAGGTTATTACGGTATATCTCTCTCAATCGTGGCGTGTCTATGTAGCCCGGAACAAGTGTTGTAACCGTTATTTGATAGTCGGCAAAACTTCGGCGATAAGCATCGGCTATCTGTATCAATGCTCTTTTGCACTTGGCATATACGCTTGCGCACGGATAATGCAACAATCCTGCCACCGAAGCAATCACTACCAAATGTCCGCCGGATGCATTCATTGCTTCTCGTGCCACTTCCATCGCATTCAATGCACCCGCGATATTAACCTTCAACATTTGTGAAGTCTGCTCAAAATCCACTTCTTCAGTAACGCCGTTACGGTAATATCCAGCAGCAACAATCATCATGTCCAACCCCTTATCGGCACAAAACACTTCTACGGCAACGGTTAATGCGTCCTTATCACACACATCCAGCTGGTATGCAAGCAACAGTTTGTTAACCTCATCACTCCTGTCTATTCGTGCCGTATTTCGTCCGCACACCCCCACCCGATGGCCTTTGGCAGCATAAAACCGCGCCAAGGCCAAGCCGATACCCGATGTTCCGCCCGTAATAAAGATGTTCATACCTGTTTGTTTTTAAAATGTTGGGCAACCCTATCGTATCCGTATTGCCATTGAAAGTTCATATCTTTTACAAACTGAGCATAGGTTTTGGGCAGTTTCAGTTCTACCTGGAGCTTCAGAAGATTGATGTTTTTTTCGATGTAATGGCCCGAAAGTGCCTGGTTCATGTCGGCCGTGTCTACCCAATAGTTCACCGAATGCGTCATCACTTCTTGCAATCGGCGGTTTCCACTATATCCAAATACGGCTCTAATAAGTGCCTCGTCGATGGTGCCAAACCCCTTTTTCTTCTCAAAGATAATTGTTTCGCCAAGTTGTTCGGCCAGTTCTATGGGCATCAAATCAATAATTCCGCCCGCAAAATAGGCACCTTTGTAATGCACGGGCTGAACGTAGAACATATCCGAAACAGATATTCGGGTGGCAATGGGTAAGGGAACATCTTGAAACAGCTCAACTTGCGAGTCGATGGCACTACCCTCATAGCTTTTAAAATTGCAGTTAACAGCCAGCAAATCGATGTTTCTAGCTGTCTCGGCATCGGTAAAAAGCACCTTCCGATAAAGTTTTCTTCCGTTTCTTTCTTTACCGATGTCAGCCCTGTCAAACAACAATCGGGCACCTACTACGATGGTGGGAAGGGTTGGTCGAACAGCCAACGAGGGCAAAAGCGGGCGTATGTCGGTGGGCATGTCTACGATAAATTTATCGAAAATATTTTCTATATAAGGAGCATAGAATGTGTTTCGCACCTTGCGCTGGCAATAGACACCTATCTTATACAGCATTTTGAAACGTGTCATTCGGGTGTTTTGCACAAAGCGATACAGCTCTTCCGACTGTATAAAGGCCTTTCGCTGCTCGTCGGTAGCAAACGAGTTGATGATGTTGGCAGCGATACTGCCACCGCAAGCGGCAATCAGCAGGTCGGGCTTTACACCATAATGTTGCATCGCCGCATACATGCCGAGATACAAAGCATAACGTGTACCACCGCCAGAAAAAACCGCAACCGTTGGATAAGGTTTCTTTTTCATACTCCACTGCTTATCAATACCATCGGTTTACTCAGGCGTTTGCGAATTCCTGGTTACTTTTAACGTCTTCTTTATCCTAATCCACGTGCTGAGTACAAGCAACAAATCGATAACCCCAAAGATGTAAACGGAATATCCTGAAAGGTTTATACCAAACAAACAGACCACCCCGTAGAGGCCGAGAACGAAAGCACGGTCGCTCTTGCCCATCGGACCATCATACCGTCGTTCTGCCGACAGCACCTTTCCCATCACTCCTGCGTATTCATTAATAATGCTGAGGGCAATGAAAGCCACAATAAAATAAAGACTTTCGGGATGATACTTCAACAGCGGAAAATAAATAATGGTGTCCGAAACGACATCACCCACTTCGTTTAACAGCTCTCCCTTTCGGGTTATTTGATTGTAACGACGAGCCATCATGCCGTCTAAGGCATTCAGGGCCATACGTATCAGCAGTCCCACAGGCAGGCAAAGGTAGAGCCATGTACCCACATCGCCCGCAAACCAAAACAAAATGCCGATGACAAGTGAGAGGACACAAGCCCACAAGGTGATTTGGTTGGCAGTAACTTTTGCACGATGCAACAACTCTAAAATAGGCGTTAACACCCGTTGAAACTGCGGTTTGATGGAATAGACAGATATCATAAGTACTTTGTTTTACATGAACATTCTTAATTCCGCAACACTATTATAAATTAAACTTTTTAAGTACCAGAGCAACAAAAAGTTGCTCAGGATTTTGCCATGTCAGAGTTTTCACTTATCTTAGTGTTGCAAAAAAACAAGAGAATCCGACGATGGACATGGCAAAGATACAAATTAAATCTGAGAGACTCACTCCTTTTGGGGTGTTATTTTCAATCATGGAGCAATTTGACTCCACACATTATCATCTGTAATCGACTCAACCCTCGGTCTAAGGTGTAGATCGTTCGGTTATCAGTACAGCGAAATCATTCGTTCTCTCATGAGTATCTACTTCTGTGGCGGATCATGTA
Protein-coding regions in this window:
- a CDS encoding SDR family NAD(P)-dependent oxidoreductase, which codes for MNIFITGGTSGIGLALARFYAAKGHRVGVCGRNTARIDRSDEVNKLLLAYQLDVCDKDALTVAVEVFCADKGLDMMIVAAGYYRNGVTEEVDFEQTSQMLKVNIAGALNAMEVAREAMNASGGHLVVIASVAGLLHYPCASVYAKCKRALIQIADAYRRSFADYQITVTTLVPGYIDTPRLREIYRNNLSKCPFCMPLNRAVETMTKAIAQRKEQVVFPPKMRLSIAFLSLLPTCLLSAFMHRKTLWSIPK
- a CDS encoding patatin-like phospholipase family protein, producing the protein MKKKPYPTVAVFSGGGTRYALYLGMYAAMQHYGVKPDLLIAACGGSIAANIINSFATDEQRKAFIQSEELYRFVQNTRMTRFKMLYKIGVYCQRKVRNTFYAPYIENIFDKFIVDMPTDIRPLLPSLAVRPTLPTIVVGARLLFDRADIGKERNGRKLYRKVLFTDAETARNIDLLAVNCNFKSYEGSAIDSQVELFQDVPLPIATRISVSDMFYVQPVHYKGAYFAGGIIDLMPIELAEQLGETIIFEKKKGFGTIDEALIRAVFGYSGNRRLQEVMTHSVNYWVDTADMNQALSGHYIEKNINLLKLQVELKLPKTYAQFVKDMNFQWQYGYDRVAQHFKNKQV
- a CDS encoding CDP-alcohol phosphatidyltransferase family protein, producing MISVYSIKPQFQRVLTPILELLHRAKVTANQITLWACVLSLVIGILFWFAGDVGTWLYLCLPVGLLIRMALNALDGMMARRYNQITRKGELLNEVGDVVSDTIIYFPLLKYHPESLYFIVAFIALSIINEYAGVMGKVLSAERRYDGPMGKSDRAFVLGLYGVVCLFGINLSGYSVYIFGVIDLLLVLSTWIRIKKTLKVTRNSQTPE